In one window of Mesorhizobium sp. B2-1-1 DNA:
- a CDS encoding response regulator, with translation MSFLNDSASNSDHDSLRFKEPLPVSPLLDGLRILVLEDEFLIAMDVEQLCRDHGADDVVLVRDLAEIDGRQVATQFDAAIVDLMLGGTPTFDFASRLRETGVPFVFASGYSDADEIKVAFPGIRLVSKPYSGEDLVEAVARACGRVPPA, from the coding sequence ATGTCTTTTTTAAATGACAGCGCGTCAAATAGCGATCATGACTCGCTGCGTTTCAAGGAGCCATTGCCTGTGTCGCCTTTGCTTGACGGATTGCGCATTCTTGTCCTGGAAGATGAATTTCTCATCGCCATGGATGTCGAGCAGCTTTGCCGTGATCACGGCGCCGACGACGTAGTGCTTGTCCGCGACCTGGCCGAGATCGATGGTCGACAGGTTGCCACCCAATTCGATGCGGCGATCGTCGACCTCATGCTGGGGGGCACTCCGACTTTCGACTTTGCATCGCGCCTGCGTGAAACGGGCGTGCCCTTCGTCTTTGCCTCCGGTTATTCGGATGCGGACGAGATCAAGGTTGCCTTTCCAGGGATAAGGCTGGTCAGCAAACCTTATTCGGGCGAAGATCTTGTGGAAGCGGTGGCCCGGGCCTGCGGACGAGTCCCGCCCGCCTGA
- a CDS encoding Crp/Fnr family transcriptional regulator, giving the protein MSIQNGLASSSRRYDCENCPLRPLPGFRKFERSELAFIDKLKKGELAVDKGATVLVEGRRSTHLYTVLSGWAFRYKLLSDGRRQILNYAIPGDLIGLQGSVMGEMQHSVEALSPMLLCVFERESLHELFRNHPGLAYDITWIASREERMLDENLLSVGRRSAIERTAYLIAFIGSRAKAVGLNGGRLTRIAFTQQHIADTLGLSLVHTNKTIRKLMDRKLIAWRDGGCEIIDHEGLKQLAGWEGLGKERRPLI; this is encoded by the coding sequence ATGTCAATCCAGAACGGCCTTGCTTCCTCCAGCCGCCGGTATGATTGCGAGAATTGCCCGCTGCGGCCGCTGCCGGGTTTCCGCAAATTCGAGAGATCGGAACTGGCCTTCATCGACAAATTGAAGAAAGGCGAGCTCGCGGTCGACAAGGGCGCAACGGTGCTGGTGGAAGGACGCCGCAGCACTCATCTCTACACGGTGCTGTCGGGCTGGGCTTTCCGCTACAAGCTGTTGTCGGATGGCCGCCGTCAAATCCTCAACTACGCCATCCCTGGAGATCTCATCGGGCTGCAAGGCAGCGTGATGGGCGAAATGCAGCATTCCGTCGAAGCCTTGTCGCCGATGCTGCTTTGCGTGTTCGAGCGGGAGTCCCTGCATGAGCTTTTCCGCAACCATCCGGGCCTGGCCTATGACATCACCTGGATCGCGTCGCGCGAGGAGCGGATGCTGGATGAGAACCTGCTCAGCGTCGGCCGCCGCAGCGCGATCGAGCGCACCGCCTATCTCATCGCCTTCATCGGCAGCCGGGCCAAGGCCGTTGGCCTCAATGGCGGGCGGCTCACCCGGATCGCGTTCACGCAGCAGCACATCGCCGATACGCTCGGGCTGTCGTTGGTCCATACCAACAAGACGATTCGCAAACTGATGGATCGCAAGCTGATCGCTTGGCGCGATGGCGGCTGCGAGATCATCGATCATGAAGGGTTGAAGCAGCTTGCTGGCTGGGAGGGGCTGGGCAAGGAACGACGGCCACTGATCTGA
- a CDS encoding DUF883 family protein has product MAAAAGKNASEARANSDLEADIRQLKADIDKLTKQLAKTGEHGYGTARRAAAEGVEHLRAQGEAAFDSLRSNTRDIEAQIAASVREKPVTSLAIAAGVGFLFALLARR; this is encoded by the coding sequence ATGGCAGCTGCCGCAGGAAAGAACGCAAGCGAAGCGCGGGCGAACTCGGACCTCGAAGCCGATATCAGGCAGTTGAAGGCCGATATCGACAAGCTGACGAAGCAGCTGGCAAAGACAGGTGAGCATGGATACGGCACCGCCCGCCGTGCCGCCGCCGAAGGTGTCGAGCATCTGCGCGCCCAAGGCGAGGCAGCCTTTGATAGCCTGCGCAGCAACACCAGGGATATAGAGGCGCAGATAGCGGCAAGCGTGCGCGAGAAGCCGGTGACTTCATTGGCGATCGCCGCCGGCGTTGGCTTCCTGTTCGCGCTCCTGGCGCGCCGCTAG
- a CDS encoding sensor histidine kinase has translation MHVVNDAGRLAVLHGLQALDTMADADFDGVSRLAAAAMRAPIALVTLVDVERQWFKSRVGLDEIETATDISFSAHAIAAGGELMVVPDATLDPRFKANSLVTGKHHIRFFAGAPVTVAGARIGTLCVFDRKPRPFPSRVRLDQLKALAGLAASLFTLKDATRSGAIAEAALVREEKRRAIALDAASLASWAWDIRTDMIECDGLLPELFNLPRSNRLRARDILMAIDPRDVYQTETRFRDALAGGDDYFGEYRVKGFHPPRWLATRGRVIERDGDGKPTLIFGVNYDISERKLGEERQRLLLRELNHRVKNTLATVQALATQTVRHARQPSAFLEAFGARLQALGIAHNLLSDREWRGIGIHELIQIEVRPFDTAEQLRMTITGPDLLLSPDQAVGLGLILHELASNALQYGSLSATSGKVDLSWKTQGRKSDRRLVLTWRESGGPAVAPPERHGFGSILIRRSLAKVISSEVAHEFRPEGVFAEISMPLEDLSK, from the coding sequence ATGCACGTCGTCAACGACGCCGGCCGGCTGGCCGTGCTGCACGGCTTGCAGGCGCTGGATACGATGGCTGACGCCGACTTCGACGGCGTCAGCCGCCTTGCCGCGGCCGCCATGCGCGCACCGATCGCGCTGGTTACGCTCGTCGACGTCGAGCGGCAATGGTTCAAGTCGCGTGTCGGCCTGGACGAGATCGAGACCGCAACCGACATCTCCTTCTCCGCCCATGCGATTGCCGCGGGCGGCGAACTGATGGTGGTACCCGACGCGACCTTGGATCCGCGTTTTAAAGCCAACTCACTGGTCACGGGCAAGCATCACATCCGCTTCTTTGCGGGCGCGCCGGTGACCGTCGCCGGCGCCAGGATCGGAACGCTCTGCGTTTTCGACCGCAAGCCCCGTCCCTTTCCATCGCGCGTCAGGCTCGACCAGTTGAAGGCGCTGGCCGGCCTAGCCGCCAGCCTGTTCACGCTGAAGGATGCGACGCGCAGCGGCGCCATCGCCGAGGCGGCGCTGGTTCGCGAAGAAAAACGGCGCGCCATAGCGCTCGACGCGGCATCGCTTGCCAGCTGGGCCTGGGACATCCGCACCGACATGATCGAATGCGATGGTTTGCTGCCGGAATTGTTCAATCTGCCGCGATCGAACCGGTTGCGGGCGCGCGACATCCTGATGGCAATAGATCCACGCGACGTCTATCAAACCGAAACCCGCTTCCGCGACGCCTTGGCCGGCGGCGACGACTATTTCGGCGAGTACCGCGTGAAAGGCTTCCATCCACCCCGCTGGCTGGCGACGCGCGGCCGCGTCATCGAGCGCGATGGCGACGGCAAGCCGACGCTGATCTTCGGGGTCAATTACGACATATCCGAACGCAAGCTTGGGGAGGAAAGGCAAAGGCTGCTGCTTCGCGAACTCAATCATCGCGTCAAGAACACGCTGGCGACCGTTCAGGCGCTGGCGACGCAGACCGTGCGCCATGCCCGGCAGCCGAGCGCTTTCCTGGAAGCCTTCGGCGCCCGGCTCCAGGCACTCGGCATTGCCCATAATCTCCTGTCCGACCGGGAATGGCGCGGCATCGGCATCCATGAACTCATCCAGATCGAGGTGAGGCCCTTCGACACCGCCGAGCAACTGCGCATGACGATCACCGGTCCCGATCTGTTGCTGTCGCCGGACCAGGCAGTGGGGCTGGGCCTGATCTTGCACGAACTGGCCAGCAACGCCCTACAATATGGGTCGCTGTCGGCAACATCCGGCAAGGTCGATCTGAGCTGGAAGACACAAGGCAGAAAAAGCGACCGGCGCCTTGTCTTGACCTGGCGCGAAAGCGGCGGTCCTGCGGTTGCCCCGCCCGAGCGGCACGGTTTCGGCTCGATCCTGATCCGCCGCAGCCTGGCCAAGGTCATCTCCAGCGAAGTGGCGCACGAGTTCCGGCCGGAAGGCGTCTTTGCCGAAATATCCATGCCGCTGGAGGATCTCTCCAAGTGA
- a CDS encoding diacylglycerol/lipid kinase family protein, with translation MRFAAVLNRDGGTLRTLDLDGFRDRMRDLLEAAGHSIDIDVVAGKDIVPALDNAASRRGIDVILAGGGDGTISAAAARLMGKKKALAILPAGTMNLFARGLGIPQTLDAALRSFADGEVMAVDIATANGRPFVHQFSIGMHAKMVQLRQNMEFGSRLGKMRASAKAAWQTIKNPPAMTVTLTIGEAEITARTTGVGVTNNLFGEGHLPFADNPAGGVLGIYVTVARQRAELVKFFFNVARGKWRDNEHVEIHQTERAVLKIRSAARKYRAVLDGELIKLEDEITIEIHPGALNVLVPRHAMRAKAA, from the coding sequence ATGCGGTTTGCGGCGGTGCTGAACCGGGACGGTGGCACCTTGCGCACCCTCGACCTGGATGGCTTTCGCGATCGCATGCGCGACCTGCTGGAGGCAGCAGGCCATTCCATCGATATCGACGTGGTTGCCGGCAAGGACATCGTGCCGGCATTGGACAACGCGGCTTCGCGTCGCGGCATCGACGTGATTCTCGCCGGCGGCGGCGATGGCACGATATCGGCGGCGGCGGCGCGGCTGATGGGCAAGAAAAAGGCGCTGGCCATATTGCCCGCAGGCACCATGAACCTCTTCGCGCGCGGGCTCGGCATCCCGCAGACGCTCGATGCGGCTTTGCGATCCTTCGCCGATGGCGAGGTGATGGCGGTGGACATCGCCACCGCCAATGGCCGGCCTTTCGTGCATCAGTTCTCGATCGGCATGCACGCCAAGATGGTGCAGCTACGCCAGAACATGGAGTTCGGCTCCCGGCTGGGCAAGATGCGGGCATCCGCGAAAGCGGCTTGGCAGACGATCAAGAATCCGCCGGCGATGACGGTCACCCTGACCATTGGCGAGGCCGAGATCACGGCGCGAACCACCGGCGTCGGCGTCACCAACAACCTGTTTGGAGAGGGTCACCTGCCCTTTGCCGACAATCCGGCGGGCGGCGTGCTCGGCATTTATGTCACGGTCGCGCGGCAGCGCGCCGAACTGGTCAAGTTCTTCTTCAACGTCGCGCGTGGCAAATGGCGGGACAATGAACATGTCGAAATCCATCAGACAGAGCGGGCTGTGCTGAAGATCCGGTCGGCGGCCAGGAAATACCGCGCCGTCCTCGACGGTGAACTTATCAAGCTCGAGGACGAAATTACCATCGAAATCCACCCGGGCGCCTTGAACGTGCTGGTGCCGCGGCACGCCATGCGGGCAAAGGCGGCCTGA
- a CDS encoding PRC-barrel domain-containing protein yields the protein MIRNLLATTALAMFVATGAHAQTTPTPAAPGAEQPAAPVVHAEGSIATNIIGESVYNGTGDNAENIGKVTDIVFDKDGQAKSIVIGVGGFLGVGTKNVAFDYDKLQWAEKNGDRWLVAQTTKDQLTAQPEFDTKPYAPAPAASTAAQAPSTSAPSDTAQAPVDMNAAPAEPVKRADGNLATNIIGESVYNGTGDDAQNIGNVNDIVLTKEGKAQSLVIGVGGFLGIGEKNVTYDFGKAQWAEKNGDRWLVAQTTKEELQALPDFNRKAYDPAPVTTASNAPAASTPAVAPTTNTAPMDKTAQAPSASTPDATAPDQTKTAAIDKSKLTEMPVGEVRGDDLKGTTVYGANDVKVGEIGDVVLTPDNKTDAVIVDVGGFLGVGEKEVAVGMDNLKFMTDKDGNKYLYTTFTKEQLEAQAAYDKGSYAQNREQQRMIVR from the coding sequence ATGATCCGCAATCTTTTAGCCACGACTGCTCTTGCCATGTTCGTGGCGACGGGCGCGCATGCGCAGACAACTCCGACACCGGCTGCGCCTGGCGCGGAGCAACCCGCCGCTCCTGTGGTGCACGCCGAGGGCAGCATCGCCACCAACATCATCGGTGAATCGGTTTATAACGGCACCGGCGACAATGCCGAGAATATCGGCAAAGTAACCGACATCGTCTTCGACAAGGACGGTCAGGCCAAATCCATAGTCATCGGCGTCGGGGGCTTTCTGGGCGTTGGGACGAAGAATGTCGCGTTCGATTACGACAAGCTGCAGTGGGCCGAGAAAAACGGCGACCGCTGGCTGGTCGCCCAGACGACCAAGGACCAGTTGACGGCGCAGCCGGAGTTCGACACCAAGCCCTATGCTCCGGCACCGGCCGCATCGACAGCGGCACAGGCGCCGTCAACATCCGCGCCGAGCGATACCGCCCAGGCGCCAGTCGACATGAACGCGGCTCCGGCGGAACCGGTGAAGCGCGCCGACGGCAATCTCGCCACCAATATCATCGGTGAGAGCGTCTATAACGGGACCGGCGACGATGCGCAGAACATCGGCAACGTCAACGACATCGTCCTGACCAAGGAAGGCAAGGCGCAATCACTGGTCATCGGCGTCGGCGGCTTCCTCGGCATCGGCGAGAAGAACGTCACCTATGATTTCGGCAAGGCCCAGTGGGCCGAGAAAAACGGCGACCGCTGGCTGGTGGCCCAAACCACCAAGGAAGAGCTGCAGGCATTGCCGGACTTCAACCGCAAGGCTTATGATCCGGCTCCGGTCACGACCGCATCCAACGCACCTGCTGCGTCCACCCCGGCCGTCGCGCCGACAACCAATACGGCTCCGATGGACAAGACGGCGCAGGCCCCGTCCGCCTCCACGCCTGATGCGACCGCTCCCGACCAGACGAAGACCGCAGCGATCGACAAATCCAAACTGACCGAAATGCCTGTCGGCGAGGTCAGGGGCGACGATCTCAAGGGTACCACAGTTTATGGCGCCAACGACGTCAAGGTCGGCGAGATCGGCGATGTCGTGCTGACGCCCGACAACAAGACCGACGCGGTCATCGTGGATGTCGGCGGTTTCCTCGGCGTCGGCGAGAAGGAAGTCGCCGTCGGCATGGACAACCTGAAATTCATGACCGACAAGGACGGTAACAAATATCTCTACACGACCTTCACCAAGGAGCAGCTCGAGGCCCAGGCCGCCTATGACAAAGGCAGCTATGCGCAGAACCGCGAGCAGCAGCGGATGATCGTGAGATAG
- a CDS encoding alkaline phosphatase family protein, with protein MTGKGRRPNVLLITCDQWRGDCLSAAGHPLVKTPNADALAAEGVLFKRHYGGAAPCSPARACLYTGLYQMNNRVCRNGTPLDARHGNIALSARALGYDPTLFGYTDVSLDPRRLAPADPRLRSYEGVLPGFTVRQLLPEHQKQWLSWLGMQGIDTDAGSPAIHRPANGAGDAGSVTTAPPVYSKEQTPTAFLAGEFIRWLGEQDHAAPWFAHLSFISPHPPFIAPAPYDAMYDPADGPGFRRAAGWQKEADSHPYLAYDFGRQKKHKFRPGAAGSVHDWSEDDFRRIRAIYYGMISEVDAQLGRIWQAVKTAGAWDDTIVVLTSDHAEMMGDHFMLGKGGFFDASYHIPLVIRDPRHGHTAGVAVDRFTEAVDILPTLLDLLGGEPAPHLDGHSLRPFIVGEEPSDWRDAAHWEFDFRSIAEGEAERHFGHASRQCNLAVIRTEKFKYVHFGGGLPPLLFDLEKDPAELANLAADPAYLPTRLEFAERLLAWRAEHLDQSLALAELTRDGVVGCVSRAVGE; from the coding sequence GTGACCGGAAAAGGCAGGCGTCCGAACGTTCTCCTGATCACCTGCGACCAATGGCGCGGCGATTGCCTTTCGGCGGCCGGCCATCCCCTGGTGAAGACGCCGAATGCCGACGCATTGGCAGCGGAAGGCGTATTGTTCAAGCGGCACTATGGCGGCGCGGCACCCTGCTCGCCGGCCCGTGCCTGCCTCTATACCGGCCTCTACCAGATGAATAACCGGGTTTGCCGCAACGGCACGCCGCTCGATGCCCGTCACGGCAATATAGCGCTTTCGGCGCGCGCGCTGGGCTACGATCCGACGCTGTTCGGCTACACCGACGTATCGCTGGATCCGCGCCGGCTCGCTCCGGCTGATCCGCGGCTGCGAAGCTATGAAGGCGTGCTTCCTGGTTTCACGGTGCGCCAATTGCTGCCAGAGCATCAGAAGCAGTGGCTGTCATGGCTGGGAATGCAGGGCATCGATACCGACGCCGGCTCCCCCGCGATCCATCGACCGGCGAACGGGGCAGGCGACGCCGGCTCCGTGACGACTGCGCCGCCCGTCTATTCGAAGGAGCAGACGCCGACGGCTTTTCTTGCCGGCGAATTCATCCGATGGCTGGGCGAACAGGATCATGCCGCGCCCTGGTTCGCGCATCTCTCTTTCATCAGCCCACATCCGCCCTTCATCGCGCCTGCACCATACGACGCGATGTACGACCCCGCCGACGGCCCCGGCTTTCGCCGCGCGGCAGGCTGGCAGAAAGAGGCGGACAGCCATCCCTATCTCGCCTACGATTTCGGCAGGCAGAAAAAGCACAAGTTTCGACCTGGCGCCGCCGGCAGCGTACATGACTGGAGCGAGGATGATTTCCGCCGCATCCGCGCGATCTATTACGGCATGATCTCGGAAGTCGATGCGCAGCTCGGCCGTATCTGGCAGGCGGTCAAGACGGCGGGCGCGTGGGACGACACGATCGTTGTGCTTACCTCCGACCATGCCGAGATGATGGGCGACCATTTCATGCTGGGCAAAGGCGGCTTCTTCGACGCTAGCTATCATATCCCCCTGGTCATCCGCGACCCGCGTCACGGCCACACCGCAGGCGTGGCCGTCGACCGCTTTACCGAGGCGGTGGACATATTGCCGACCTTGCTCGACCTGCTGGGCGGCGAACCGGCGCCGCATCTCGACGGTCACTCGCTGCGGCCGTTCATCGTCGGCGAGGAGCCGTCGGACTGGCGCGACGCCGCGCATTGGGAATTCGATTTTCGTTCGATCGCGGAAGGCGAAGCCGAACGGCATTTCGGCCATGCCTCGCGCCAGTGCAATCTCGCCGTGATCCGCACGGAAAAATTCAAATATGTGCATTTCGGCGGCGGCCTGCCGCCCTTGCTGTTCGACCTGGAGAAGGATCCCGCCGAGCTCGCCAATCTCGCCGCCGATCCCGCCTATCTCCCGACCAGGCTCGAGTTCGCCGAACGGCTGCTTGCCTGGCGGGCCGAACATCTCGACCAGTCGCTGGCGCTGGCGGAGCTGACCAGGGATGGCGTTGTGGGCTGTGTAAGTAGGGCAGTAGGGGAATAG
- a CDS encoding VOC family protein produces MLDQIKGLHHVTSMASDARQNNEFFTGKLGLRRVKKTVNFDAPDVYHLYYADELGTPGSVMTYFPFPNIGKGRHGVGEVGTTAYSVPEGTLAYWERRFAEEGIAGLSREETFGEKRLAFAGPDGDGFALVEDRADTRAPWAKGGIPADEAIRGFHSVSLRLKDGGATEELLKFMGYEELDKSGNVRRLAIRNGNGADVVDIESLPGAAFADLGAGSVHHVAFAVEDRARQLEVRKALMDTGYQVTPVIDRDYFWAIYFRTPGGVLFEVATNEPGFDRDEDTAHLGEALKLPAQHQHLRPYLEQHLQKLEDRGAGS; encoded by the coding sequence ATGCTCGACCAGATCAAGGGTTTGCATCACGTCACCTCGATGGCCAGCGATGCCCGCCAGAACAATGAGTTCTTCACTGGGAAGCTCGGCCTGCGCCGGGTCAAGAAAACGGTCAATTTCGACGCGCCCGACGTCTACCACCTCTACTATGCCGACGAGCTCGGCACGCCGGGTTCGGTGATGACCTATTTTCCGTTTCCCAATATCGGCAAGGGCCGTCACGGCGTCGGCGAAGTCGGCACCACCGCCTATTCGGTGCCGGAAGGCACGCTCGCCTATTGGGAAAGGCGCTTCGCCGAGGAAGGTATCGCCGGCCTTTCGCGCGAAGAGACCTTTGGCGAGAAGCGTCTGGCCTTCGCCGGACCGGACGGCGACGGTTTCGCGCTCGTCGAGGACAGGGCCGACACGCGCGCGCCATGGGCGAAGGGCGGCATTCCCGCCGACGAGGCGATCCGGGGCTTTCACTCCGTGTCGCTGCGCCTGAAGGATGGCGGCGCCACCGAGGAACTCTTGAAGTTCATGGGCTATGAGGAGCTCGACAAATCCGGCAATGTCAGGCGGCTGGCGATCAGGAACGGCAATGGCGCCGACGTCGTCGACATCGAATCGCTACCCGGTGCCGCCTTTGCCGATCTCGGCGCGGGCTCGGTCCATCACGTCGCTTTCGCCGTCGAGGATCGCGCCAGGCAGCTCGAAGTGCGCAAGGCGCTGATGGATACCGGCTACCAGGTGACGCCAGTGATCGACCGCGATTACTTCTGGGCGATCTATTTCCGCACGCCGGGCGGCGTTCTGTTCGAAGTCGCCACCAACGAGCCGGGCTTCGACCGCGACGAGGACACCGCCCATCTCGGTGAAGCTTTGAAGCTGCCGGCGCAGCATCAACACCTGCGGCCCTATCTCGAACAGCATCTGCAGAAGCTGGAAGACCGAGGGGCGGGGTCATGA
- a CDS encoding alpha/beta hydrolase, translating to MSTDSYIHKVLPGSPGGPLLFVFHGTGGDEGQLVSLGRDLAPQATIISPRGDVSEQGAARFFRRTGEGVYDMQDLARATRKMAGFVKAQIAAAKPSAIHALGYSNGANILASLLFEAPDLFDAAVLMHPLIPFEPEVNGSLAGRRILVTAGRRDPICPPNLTSRLEAYLRADGADVTVEWHEGGHEVRPNEIEAARQLLAGVAQGVSDA from the coding sequence ATGAGCACAGACAGCTACATCCACAAGGTGCTGCCCGGTTCGCCGGGCGGTCCGCTGCTCTTCGTCTTCCATGGCACCGGAGGCGACGAGGGCCAGCTCGTCTCGCTGGGGCGCGATCTCGCGCCCCAGGCAACCATCATCTCGCCACGCGGCGATGTGTCTGAACAAGGCGCTGCGCGCTTTTTCCGTCGCACCGGCGAGGGCGTCTATGACATGCAGGACCTGGCGCGCGCGACTCGGAAGATGGCGGGCTTCGTCAAGGCGCAGATAGCAGCGGCGAAGCCGTCGGCGATACACGCTCTCGGCTACTCCAACGGCGCCAACATCCTGGCGTCGCTGCTGTTCGAAGCCCCTGACCTGTTCGACGCGGCGGTGCTGATGCACCCGCTGATCCCGTTCGAACCGGAGGTGAACGGCAGTCTTGCCGGGCGCCGCATTCTGGTGACCGCCGGCAGGCGGGATCCGATCTGTCCGCCGAACCTGACTTCGCGGCTCGAAGCCTATTTGCGCGCCGATGGCGCCGATGTCACAGTGGAGTGGCATGAAGGCGGGCACGAAGTGCGGCCGAACGAAATCGAGGCGGCGCGGCAGCTCCTTGCCGGCGTGGCCCAAGGAGTAAGTGATGCCTGA
- a CDS encoding GNAT family N-acetyltransferase, producing the protein MPDQLPEIELEDRGSKGRYVLRGPGGAEAEMTFTRIGEHQIIIDHTEVPDAFRGQGAGLRLVTRAVEDARAAGKKIIPLCPFANAQFRRHPEWADVLKG; encoded by the coding sequence ATGCCTGACCAACTGCCGGAGATCGAACTCGAAGATCGTGGTTCCAAGGGCCGCTACGTGCTGCGTGGTCCGGGCGGCGCCGAGGCGGAGATGACCTTCACCAGGATCGGCGAGCACCAGATCATCATCGACCACACCGAAGTGCCCGACGCGTTTCGCGGCCAGGGTGCCGGGCTTCGGCTCGTCACCCGCGCCGTCGAGGACGCGCGCGCGGCGGGCAAGAAGATCATCCCGCTCTGTCCCTTTGCCAACGCCCAGTTCCGCCGTCATCCGGAGTGGGCCGACGTGCTGAAGGGGTAG
- a CDS encoding dipeptidase: protein MTETDLVPVFDGHNDTLLRLYQSKDPDVGKLFMEGKSGGHIDLPRARAGGFAGGMFAIFPPPVERGRRGAVPSTPSDAEPLPPELPHSDALASTIAMASILFRLERAGALSVCRNAADVRGAMVRDSIAAVFHIEGVEAIDPELTMLDVLHAAGLRSLGIVWSRPNAFGHGVPFRFPSSPDTGPGLTDAGKALVKACNQLRIMIDLSHLNEKGFRDVAALSDAPLVATHSNVHAICGHSRNLTDWQLGAIRETGGMVGLNFATGFLREDGKMNADTGLDIMVRHIDSLLQALGEDGVGLGSDFDGAMIPAVIGDAAGLPKLIDALAARGFGRALIEKIAYRNWLAMLERTIG, encoded by the coding sequence ATGACCGAAACCGATCTCGTTCCCGTCTTCGACGGCCATAACGACACGCTGCTCAGACTCTATCAGTCGAAAGACCCGGACGTCGGAAAGCTGTTCATGGAAGGGAAATCGGGCGGCCATATCGACCTGCCGCGCGCACGGGCCGGCGGGTTCGCCGGCGGCATGTTCGCGATCTTCCCGCCCCCTGTCGAGAGAGGCCGGCGCGGCGCTGTCCCGTCGACGCCCAGCGATGCCGAGCCGTTGCCGCCCGAACTCCCGCACAGCGATGCGCTGGCCTCGACGATCGCGATGGCCTCGATCCTGTTCAGGCTGGAACGGGCCGGAGCGCTGAGCGTCTGCCGCAATGCCGCAGATGTGCGCGGCGCCATGGTGCGCGACTCGATCGCTGCGGTATTCCATATCGAAGGGGTCGAGGCGATCGATCCCGAACTCACCATGCTCGACGTGCTGCATGCCGCCGGCTTGCGCTCGCTCGGCATCGTCTGGAGCCGCCCGAACGCTTTCGGCCATGGCGTGCCGTTCCGCTTTCCGTCCTCGCCCGATACCGGTCCCGGCTTGACCGATGCCGGCAAGGCGCTGGTCAAGGCCTGCAACCAACTCAGGATCATGATCGACCTGTCGCATCTCAACGAGAAGGGCTTTCGCGATGTCGCCGCGCTCAGCGATGCGCCGCTGGTCGCGACCCATTCCAACGTGCATGCGATCTGCGGCCACTCACGCAATCTCACCGACTGGCAGCTCGGCGCGATTCGCGAAACCGGCGGCATGGTCGGGCTGAACTTCGCCACCGGCTTCCTGCGCGAGGACGGAAAGATGAATGCCGATACCGGCCTCGACATCATGGTGCGCCACATCGATTCCCTGCTGCAGGCGCTGGGTGAGGATGGGGTTGGCCTCGGCTCCGATTTCGACGGAGCCATGATCCCGGCCGTCATTGGCGACGCCGCCGGTCTGCCGAAGCTCATCGATGCGCTCGCCGCACGCGGCTTCGGCCGCGCGCTGATCGAAAAGATCGCCTACCGAAACTGGCTGGCCATGCTGGAAAGAACCATAGGATAG